The Methylocystis sp. ATCC 49242 region ATCCATGATGAAGCGAGCTATTATTGTCAACACTTGCTTCGGGGGAGGTCAATCTTATGAAGAAAGCGTATATATTACTGGCTGCTATGACGCTCGTCTCTCCAATCATTACATCATCGGCTCCTCGCGCCGAGCAACAAACGTCGAAAAAGCCCAACATTCTCATTATCTGGGGCGACGACATCGGCCAGTTCAACGTCAGCGCCTACAATAACGGCATGATGGGCTACCGGACGCCCAACATCGACAGCATCGCGCGGGAGGGCGCGATGTTCACCGACTGGTATGGCCAGCAGAGCTGCACCGCCGGCCGCGCCGCCTTCATCACCGGCCAGTCGCCAATTCGCACCGGCCTCACCAAGGTAGGCCTCCCCGGCGCGCCGGAGGGCATGAAGAAGGAAGACCCGACCATCGCCGGGCTCCTCAAGCCGCTTGGCTATGTGACAGGCCAGTTCGGCAAGAACCATCTCGGCGATCGCGACGACATGCTGCCCACGAACCACGGCTTCGACGAGTTCTACGGCAATCTCTATCACCTGAACGCCGAGGAAGAGCCGGAGAACCCGGATTATCCGAAAAATCCCGATTTCAAGAAGAAATTCGGCCCGCGCGGCGTCATTCACAGCTTCGCCGGCGGCAAGATCGAGGACACGGGTCCGCTGACCCGCAAGCGCATGGAGACGGTGGACGAGGAAACCACCGCTGCGGCGCTCGGCTTCATGGAGAAGGCCGTGAAGGAGGACAAGCCCTTCTTCATCTGGTGGAACTCGACCCGGATGCACATCTTCACGCATCTCAAGCCCGCATCCGAGGGCAAGAGCGGCCTCGGGGTCTATGCCGACGGCATGATCGAGCACGACGCGATGGTGGGACAATTGCTCGCCAAGCTGAAGGAGCTCGGAATCGAAGACAACACGATCGTGATGTATTCGACCGATAATGGTGCCGAGACCTTCACCTGGCCCGACGGCGGCACGACCATGTTCCGCGGCGAGAAGAATACGAACTGGGAAGGCGGCTATCGCGTTCCGACGGTCATCCGCTGGCCGGGCGTGATCAAGCCCGGCACGATCAGCAATGAGATCGCCGCCCATGAGGACATGGCGACGACGCTGCTTGCGGCGGCGGGGGACCCGGATATCAAATCCGAACTGCTGAAGGGCAAGCGCATCAGCGGCCGCAACTACAAGGTCCATCTCGACGGCTACAATCTGCTGCCGGCGCTGAAAGGCGAGGCGGAATGGCCGCGCAAGGAGTTCATCTACTGGACCGACGACGGCTCCGTCGCCGCAATGCGCTACCAGAACATGAAAGTGACATTCCTCAAGCAAAACGCGGTTGGCCTGAAGGTCTGGCAGACGCCCTTCGAGGAGTTGCGGGCGCCTTTGCTGACGAATCTGCGCATGGACCCGTTCGAGCGCGCGGAGGAGGAGAACGCGGTCGGCTACCAGCGATGGTATCTCGATCGCATGTTCATGATCGCGCCAGCGGCCGGATACGTCGGGCAATGGTTGCAAAGCTTCAAGGAGTTTCCGCCGCGCCAGAAGCCGGGCAGCTTCAACCTCGACCGCGTGATGGAAGCGGTTACACGCGGCGCGGGCGCCAAATAGTCTGGTCCGCCAATGCCCTTTCGAGGCCGCGGGCGACCCCGCGGCCTTTCCTTTTGACCCCCCGCCTCCGATTGACGATCATGGGCCGGCAGGAGGACAGGATGAGCGAGAAGAATTTCGGCGCTGTGCGCGACAATCCCGCGCGTAGCCGCTTCGAACTTGAAATCGACGGGGCTATCGCTCTCGCGGAATATCGTGTCGACGACGGCGTGATGACCTTCTTTCACACCGAGACGCCTCCCGCCCTGCAGGGACGCGGCGCCGCATCGAAGCTGATCCATGAAGCGCTGCTGACGGCGCGCGAGCGCGGGCTGAAGGTCCGTGCGACGTGCTCCTTCGTGATTGCCTATCTGAAGCGGCACCCGGAGTTTGCGGATCTGGCGGGATGAAGACGAAGGACCGCGCAAAGCAAAGCGCCCAAGCATCGGTTCCGTCGGACCGGCCGTAAGGGGAGTTCTTCCTCCACGACGGAGACAATATGTGTTAAGTATATGGCGGCCCCGAGAGCCCCTCGCCCCGAAGGAGCGACGACATGCGTTATTTTCTTGCAGCGATATTCATTTGCGCGATTTGCGCGCCCCCGGCCTCAGCGCTGCCGGCGCTCAGCCATAATTCGGTTTCGCTGTCGAAAGCGGACTCGATCGTGCAAGTTGCAAAACAAAAGCGGGCGCCCGCTCAGCGCCAAAGTCGCGGCGGCTCCGGCGGCATCCATCCTCTGGTCGGAAGCGGCGACTACTGAACGGCGGATAAGCCGTAGCGCTTTGGCCGC contains the following coding sequences:
- a CDS encoding sulfatase-like hydrolase/transferase — encoded protein: MKKAYILLAAMTLVSPIITSSAPRAEQQTSKKPNILIIWGDDIGQFNVSAYNNGMMGYRTPNIDSIAREGAMFTDWYGQQSCTAGRAAFITGQSPIRTGLTKVGLPGAPEGMKKEDPTIAGLLKPLGYVTGQFGKNHLGDRDDMLPTNHGFDEFYGNLYHLNAEEEPENPDYPKNPDFKKKFGPRGVIHSFAGGKIEDTGPLTRKRMETVDEETTAAALGFMEKAVKEDKPFFIWWNSTRMHIFTHLKPASEGKSGLGVYADGMIEHDAMVGQLLAKLKELGIEDNTIVMYSTDNGAETFTWPDGGTTMFRGEKNTNWEGGYRVPTVIRWPGVIKPGTISNEIAAHEDMATTLLAAAGDPDIKSELLKGKRISGRNYKVHLDGYNLLPALKGEAEWPRKEFIYWTDDGSVAAMRYQNMKVTFLKQNAVGLKVWQTPFEELRAPLLTNLRMDPFERAEEENAVGYQRWYLDRMFMIAPAAGYVGQWLQSFKEFPPRQKPGSFNLDRVMEAVTRGAGAK
- a CDS encoding GNAT family N-acetyltransferase — encoded protein: MSEKNFGAVRDNPARSRFELEIDGAIALAEYRVDDGVMTFFHTETPPALQGRGAASKLIHEALLTARERGLKVRATCSFVIAYLKRHPEFADLAG